Sequence from the Armatimonadota bacterium genome:
CTTGCTGCTGGTGCTGACCGTCCGCGCTTGGCGCGCGGCATCGGTGCAGCCTGCGCCGACGGTGCCAACGCCGTCGGTGGCGGCTGCGGAGCCGCGACCCATACCGCCCGCAATCCCGCCGGCTCCGTCCGCGCGCGTGCCGTCTCCGCCGCCGGCACGCGCACCTGCGCCGTTGCGCTCCGGGTTCGCACCGGCTGGCGCGGGTTTCTCCGCGCCGCCCGCCCCGCCGCGCGCGCCGGCGGCGCCCGCAGCCTCGACCTTCATCCCCGCACCGGAGTCATTCGTCCGCCGCGCCCACCCGCTGCGCCCGGCGCAGCCGCCGGCGCCCACCTCCGAGCAGGCCCGCGCTCAGTACTTCCGTGGCGACCTGGCCGGGGCCGTCAACACCTACCAGCGCCTTATCACCGGCGCCACCCCGGCGGGCGCCGAGACCTACCAGGAGGCGGGGTGGCTTTACTACCAGGTCGGGCGGCGCACCGACGCCGTAGCCGCCTATCAGGAAAGCGTCGAGCGCTACCGGCGCCGGATCACCGCCGGCGAAGATGCCGAGGCGGCGCGCCACGGCCTGCGCACCGCCGCCGCGGCGCTGCGGGTGCTGGAGCTGGAGTAGGAGCGGATTTATGCGCAGCTTGACCATGCCTTGGGTAGCGCTGGCCGCGGCGGTGTTTACGCTGGTCGGCGCCGCATCGCCGGCGGCTGCCGGGGGCGACGTGGCGTGGCTGGGCGTCCAGGAGCACAACCTCCCGGAGCCGGCGGCGGACGCGCTTGACTCCGCGCTCCCCGACGCGCTCAATGCGATGCTGTCACCGGAGCTCACGGTCGAGACCGCGACAGCGCGATCTCCGCGGGCGTTGCGCGCCCTGCGCGCCCTCGATGCCCTTGGCGCTGGGCGGACAGATACCCTCAGCGACCGCCGGGCGCGCGCGCTGGGAGCAGCTCTGGGGGCCGCTGCCACCGCCCGCGCGTGGGTCGCGGCGGCGGGAGACGAGACCCAGGTGACGATGCTGATTGCGGTGGTGGGCGGGCGCCGGATGGCTGTGCGCCAGACGGTGGGGCCGGCGCTACCCGGCGCCGCCGCGGCGCTCGCGCAGTGGAGCCAAGGTATCGCCCGCGAGGTGGCCGGGCAGATCGCAGTGTCGGTGCGCGAGCTCGTGCTCGCGGCTCCACGTGACGCGGCAGGGCTGGTCGCCGCCGGCGACGAGTTCCTGGAGCGGGGGGAGCCGGAGATCGCGGCGATGCTCTTTGATCGCGGCAGCGCCCTGGCGCCGCGGGATAGCGGCTACTGCGTCAAGGCCGCGCGCGCCTACCTGGCGCTCGGCGACCGGGATCGGGCGCGTCGCCGCCTGC
This genomic interval carries:
- a CDS encoding tetratricopeptide repeat protein, with product MRCPKCQTENPERSLACKRCGADLAPAAAAGAPTRGRRTGPQPAHRSPSDAERAHTLLDEAFHLADEGKLAQAITACQRAVAANPESTSAHSLLGILYERAGQRERAIQAYEAALRLSPDSAADRESLQQLVSPPPPPVIEVPVAPPVAPPPAPPRPAVRRRRKPAPATAGKPRRLAPMWYAIVIAAAVLALLLVLTVRAWRAASVQPAPTVPTPSVAAAEPRPIPPAIPPAPSARVPSPPPARAPAPLRSGFAPAGAGFSAPPAPPRAPAAPAASTFIPAPESFVRRAHPLRPAQPPAPTSEQARAQYFRGDLAGAVNTYQRLITGATPAGAETYQEAGWLYYQVGRRTDAVAAYQESVERYRRRITAGEDAEAARHGLRTAAAALRVLELE
- a CDS encoding tetratricopeptide repeat protein produces the protein MRSLTMPWVALAAAVFTLVGAASPAAAGGDVAWLGVQEHNLPEPAADALDSALPDALNAMLSPELTVETATARSPRALRALRALDALGAGRTDTLSDRRARALGAALGAAATARAWVAAAGDETQVTMLIAVVGGRRMAVRQTVGPALPGAAAALAQWSQGIAREVAGQIAVSVRELVLAAPRDAAGLVAAGDEFLERGEPEIAAMLFDRGSALAPRDSGYCVKAARAYLALGDRDRARRRLQAAIAADPDAAEARLELGRLHLAQGDYAAAKAELARALELGAGFEAHTALGAALAGLGDLEGARQQYEKAVEANPEDTAAAARLAEIVRMRAAQARAAEAIQSASTPYGPPDYVQTARPWDREMESIVNEARRSWDRMSRGVVTAQAMNELLRALHGRSDALARAAETLAPPPAMERGHRHRVLAYNLLNQSDFALLRYLERGDAADYDQGLMARQAAIAEVRRAWDLDTAAGWLTGTPPE